DNA sequence from the Daphnia pulex isolate KAP4 chromosome 8, ASM2113471v1 genome:
TCAGCATTTACTACTGCGATGCAACCCAAAAAGCGGCTGAGAAAGAGTTTTCTTTCTGACAATTGTGAATTGTATACTTTTACGTAAGtaatattgttttgtttaccgAAAATACCACACAAGCAGGTTCCCTAGGAAGATTCAGTTAATGGGGCAATCGCTGATCCCGCTAGtctagactttttcttttttttttttgtatttcaaaacgaaaatatgCTGcgcccccccccaaaaaatagcGTGACGTCATTTATGGCTGCCCTATTAACGATTTTTGCCTTTGTGCCTTTGACAcattttggcctttttttaaaagctagCAATAATGGCTGTACTAATGGTGAGATCTAAGTGAATCTACGTCGTTTCTTTTGTAAAAGTAGTGACTAGTGAGAAAAcctagtaaaaaaattaagaaaattcaatgatccgcgttttattattatttttggcaGCACTGCATTCGGCGACAACAGCTGTTTGCCGGTCGGTAGTGTCAAATGTGCAAGAAAGAAGTAAATAAACACAATAACAAATGCAAAGTGACTGGCCGAGTTCAAAAAAACGTCTCTCTGAACCATTTATCTCTAATGAAAGCATTGCCTGCATCTGGAATGCGGTTCTGTGTTCTTCCATTATGTTTTGGAGAAGGATGAGGGGAGCGAAAGACGACGAAGGAAATATATTCcagttttccttttgtttctcgatTTTACTAGTCAATATTACTTTTTGCTACGTACTTTCCAATTTTCGCCATAAAGAGGTATGTCAAGGGTTGCATCTTTTATACGCTCTTGATttaacttttgttgttgtatatgtTTAAGCCAGATATAAATTTTTCGTTGATTGTGTTAGTTTAACCAAATGTCAGATTTACAGTGGTACACTCAACGTGACTGTTCATGTTTCTATTCATAACCATGTTATGTTTTACAAAGTTACAAAATGTTCCACCTTTTTCAGAAACTTCAGGTGGCGTTATTCCTGAAATATGGGTTTGTTACTTCAACACTGGTCTATATTGTATCGATTTTATTTGGAGCACCTCTCCTCAAGTGGGTCTAAAATATGCTTACACTAGGAAGTAAATACTAACTGTTATTTACTCCTGTTTCACAGAGACTGGGatcaaacaatttcattttccatgcTGCTAAGTGCCCTTATCCTACCATCTGTTGCTGCTTGTGGCAAACTTGGGAACTTCTTCAACTTTTCGTGGTgcatttttaagaatttgttTCATACAATCATAAATGTTTGTTCCCATCATGCCATTATTATGGAAGCTCACTCATGATTCTCACCTTTTCCTTTATACAGTTTGTATTTGATGGGGACAAATGAattgtttacttgttttggCGCTTGGCTGGGAGCGTTCGTGATTCCGTTAGACTGGGATTGTTCTTGGCAGGTATTCAATAAATCTGACGTTTTATATTGTGTTTCTCTTTGGTGTTATCCCGCGTAGCCGTCTAGGTTACAGGATTCACATATTATAACTGTACCCACTAAACGTTTCATGTACGTAATTCTCAGGTATGGCCCGAG
Encoded proteins:
- the LOC124200678 gene encoding glycosylphosphatidylinositol anchor biosynthesis protein 11-like isoform X2 — its product is MQSDWPSSKKRLSEPFISNESIACIWNAVLCSSIMFWRRMRGAKDDEGNIFQFSFCFSILLVNITFCYVLSNFRHKEKLQVALFLKYGFVTSTLVYIVSILFGAPLLKDWDQTISFSMLLSALILPSVAACGKLGNFFNFSLYLMGTNELFTCFGAWLGAFVIPLDWDCSWQVWPEPVAVGAVLGCGLSSLLKLMRPAMTITWAGYKMYWPTNFFVHERHV
- the LOC124200678 gene encoding glycosylphosphatidylinositol anchor biosynthesis protein 11-like isoform X1; this encodes MQSDWPSSKKRLSEPFISNESIACIWNAVLCSSIMFWRRMRGAKDDEGNIFQFSFCFSILLVNITFCYVLSNFRHKEKLQVALFLKYGFVTSTLVYIVSILFGAPLLKDWDQTISFSMLLSALILPSVAACGKLGNFFNFSCLYLMGTNELFTCFGAWLGAFVIPLDWDCSWQVWPEPVAVGAVLGCGLSSLLKLMRPAMTITWAGYKMYWPTNFFVHERHV